One genomic window of Luteitalea pratensis includes the following:
- a CDS encoding polyprenol monophosphomannose synthase, whose translation MTPPRVLVVTPTYNERDNLPVLVREVLARGPEFSVLVVDDASPDGTGAVADALAAETPGRVHVLHRKGKRGLGRSYVDALALAVTMDVEVVCQMDADFSHDPQYLPALVRGVVEGGLDLVIGSRYLNGVSVVNWPLSRLILSTVANRYVRGITGLPARDCTSGYRCWRREALARLPLQQFVSDGYAFLVEMLYEAMGLGCRIGEVPIIYVERREGQSKMSRGVILESVFVPWRLVARHPSWRGRRG comes from the coding sequence GTGACGCCGCCGCGGGTCCTCGTCGTCACGCCGACCTACAACGAGCGCGACAACCTGCCGGTCCTCGTGCGCGAGGTTCTGGCGCGCGGCCCGGAATTCTCGGTGCTCGTGGTAGACGATGCGTCGCCGGACGGCACCGGGGCGGTGGCCGATGCCCTCGCGGCGGAGACGCCGGGGCGCGTGCATGTCCTGCATCGGAAGGGCAAGCGCGGCCTCGGACGATCGTACGTCGACGCGTTGGCCCTGGCGGTGACGATGGACGTCGAGGTCGTGTGCCAGATGGATGCCGACTTCTCGCACGATCCGCAGTACCTGCCGGCCCTGGTCCGCGGTGTCGTCGAGGGCGGCCTCGACCTGGTGATCGGGTCGCGCTACCTGAATGGCGTGAGCGTCGTCAACTGGCCGCTGAGCCGGTTGATCCTCAGCACCGTCGCCAACCGTTACGTACGCGGCATCACCGGCCTGCCCGCGCGTGATTGCACGAGTGGCTACCGGTGCTGGCGGCGTGAGGCCCTGGCGCGCCTGCCGTTGCAGCAGTTCGTCTCGGATGGCTACGCGTTTCTCGTGGAAATGCTGTACGAGGCGATGGGCCTCGGGTGCCGGATCGGCGAGGTGCCGATCATCTATGTCGAGCGCCGCGAGGGCCAATCGAAGATGTCGCGCGGCGTGATCTTGGAATCGGTGTTCGTACCCTGGCGGCTCGTTGCCCGACACCCGTCGTGGCGCGGGCGCCGCGGCTGA
- a CDS encoding glycosyltransferase family 2 protein: MPETPARTPAGLSIFFPAYNDSGTIASMVVSALLAARALTPDHEVIVVNDGSKDGTPQILDELARMYPQVRIVHHQKNRGYGGALRSGFEAATKEYVFYTDGDAQYDPAEVALLWQRLGPDVDLVNGYKISRSDPFHRIIIGRLYHHAVKLLFGLGVRDVDCDFRLMRRSIFDTVTLTKNSGVICLEMMKKITDANFRIAEVPVHHYHRAYGKSQFFNFRRIFRTGLDVLRLWYVLVIRKAHLQASQAKG, encoded by the coding sequence ATGCCAGAAACTCCTGCCAGAACGCCTGCCGGCCTGAGCATCTTCTTCCCGGCCTACAACGACAGCGGCACCATCGCGAGCATGGTGGTGTCGGCGTTGCTGGCGGCACGTGCGCTCACGCCAGACCACGAGGTCATCGTCGTCAACGACGGCAGCAAGGACGGCACGCCGCAGATCCTCGACGAACTCGCGCGCATGTACCCGCAGGTGCGCATCGTCCACCACCAGAAGAACCGCGGCTACGGCGGGGCGCTGCGCAGTGGCTTCGAGGCGGCGACCAAGGAGTACGTGTTCTACACCGACGGTGATGCGCAGTACGACCCGGCGGAGGTCGCGCTGCTGTGGCAACGCCTCGGGCCCGACGTCGACCTGGTCAACGGCTACAAGATCTCCCGTTCCGACCCCTTCCATCGCATCATCATCGGACGGCTCTACCACCACGCAGTGAAACTGCTGTTCGGACTCGGCGTCCGCGACGTCGACTGCGACTTCCGGCTGATGCGCCGGTCCATCTTCGACACCGTCACGCTCACGAAGAACAGCGGCGTGATCTGTCTCGAAATGATGAAGAAGATCACCGACGCGAACTTCCGGATCGCGGAAGTGCCGGTGCACCACTACCATCGCGCTTACGGCAAGTCGCAGTTCTTCAACTTCCGTCGCATCTTCCGCACCGGCCTCGACGTGTTGCGGCTCTGGTACGTGCTGGTGATCCGCAAGGCGCACCTGCAGGCCTCGCAGGCGAAGGGATGA
- a CDS encoding division/cell wall cluster transcriptional repressor MraZ yields the protein MLRGRISTRIDDKGRLKVPSAFRAHIEAEYGPALYMTSLSPTGEYVRLYPLKVWEAIEEKLRGVPQMNQSRKSFEMTTSYWGQLVEFDAQGRVVIPPPLREAAGASAEVDVLGLQNCLDIWNSDRLRSKVLSDGLNDTHLTDLAALGI from the coding sequence GTGCTCCGCGGACGCATTTCAACCAGGATAGATGACAAGGGGCGCCTCAAGGTGCCCAGCGCGTTTCGCGCGCACATCGAAGCGGAGTACGGGCCGGCGCTCTACATGACCAGCCTGTCTCCCACTGGGGAATACGTGCGCCTGTACCCCCTCAAGGTCTGGGAAGCGATCGAGGAAAAGCTCCGCGGCGTGCCCCAGATGAACCAGTCGCGCAAATCCTTCGAAATGACCACGTCCTACTGGGGCCAGCTCGTCGAATTCGATGCCCAGGGACGGGTCGTCATCCCTCCCCCTCTGCGCGAAGCCGCCGGGGCGTCCGCAGAGGTGGACGTGCTCGGCCTGCAGAACTGCCTCGACATCTGGAACAGCGACCGCCTCAGGTCCAAGGTCCTGTCAGATGGATTGAACGACACCCATCTCACCGACCTCGCCGCACTGGGGATCTGA
- a CDS encoding penicillin-binding protein: protein MSRTGKDTPDLFSALDSGAAALNNARVVRDAQRADHEFDPPAGNDWRLTVRPRLAFVAALLMFWAAGITARLLYLQVYQYETLIARAERQQSQTIDINPRRGAILDRYGRVLAYSVDADVIYAVPSDVKDPEELASVLCQTLDRCDAEERRSLAQRLDTRRARSTVLNTLSPEEADGIASLKQDGFVVDRGKGGRTGSLKVATRGLKDTEKLAELVCEKLTRCDDNQRETIEKGLQGKKDFVYIRKRATPAEAQRVAARKLAGVGFMSESRRYYPNRELASSLLGFVDAKNVGVGGLEKTKNELVKGTGGTLIVQLDAARHVLAARVKQAPTAGVGLELTIDARLQSIAERELRAGVEEHGALGGTVVMMDPHTGEILALVSAPDFNPNDSSKVEQISRINRAVETIYEPGSTFKTITAAAALEENVIKPTDIVDATMPCRFGSAKAITDVHQVGVVPFEKVFAKSSNCGTARVAVNRLGTEKLMRYVRRFGFGVRTSYDFPAESSGIVMKPAAIKEHDLARIAIGYTVAVTPLQMAAAMSAIANGGELLKPRIVGATIARGVRTPTSREVIRRAISANTAARMTTMMEAVVEEGTAKAARIKGYTLAAKTGTARKLNPNGRGYLMEYMASTAGFFPSRNPAVAMIVVIDAPKRKGYFGGAVAAPVFQRIADATLRHMAIAPNVDRQPPFVVASAPEGPNMEPLGTDPKATAHVTAARADLPDLSGRSAREAVRTLIDLGWEPRLRGEGSFVARQSVAPGTPVGDGGVCLLQLTRFPIEPDPVQGDEP, encoded by the coding sequence GTGAGTCGCACGGGGAAGGACACGCCGGACCTCTTTTCGGCGCTCGACTCTGGCGCCGCTGCGCTGAACAACGCCCGCGTCGTCCGTGACGCGCAACGCGCCGACCACGAGTTCGATCCGCCTGCGGGGAACGACTGGCGGCTCACGGTGCGGCCGCGGCTCGCCTTCGTGGCGGCTCTGCTGATGTTCTGGGCGGCCGGCATCACGGCGCGGCTCCTCTACCTGCAGGTCTACCAGTACGAGACGCTGATCGCGCGGGCCGAGAGACAGCAGAGCCAGACGATCGATATCAACCCGCGGCGGGGTGCGATCCTCGATCGGTACGGCCGCGTGCTCGCGTACAGCGTCGACGCCGACGTGATCTACGCGGTGCCGAGCGACGTCAAGGATCCGGAGGAGCTGGCGAGCGTCCTCTGCCAGACCCTCGACCGATGTGACGCGGAGGAACGCAGGTCGCTGGCGCAGCGCCTCGACACCCGTCGCGCGCGGTCCACGGTGCTCAACACCCTGTCGCCCGAGGAGGCCGACGGCATTGCGTCCCTGAAGCAGGACGGCTTCGTGGTCGATCGCGGCAAGGGAGGGCGCACCGGTTCTCTGAAGGTGGCCACACGCGGGCTCAAGGACACCGAGAAACTGGCCGAGCTCGTGTGCGAGAAGCTCACTCGCTGCGACGACAACCAGCGGGAGACGATCGAGAAGGGCCTGCAGGGCAAGAAGGACTTCGTCTACATTCGCAAGCGCGCCACACCGGCTGAGGCGCAGCGCGTCGCCGCGCGCAAGCTGGCTGGCGTCGGGTTCATGAGCGAGAGCCGGCGCTACTACCCGAACCGCGAGCTCGCCTCGTCGCTGCTCGGCTTCGTCGATGCGAAGAACGTGGGCGTCGGCGGCCTCGAGAAGACGAAGAACGAACTCGTGAAGGGCACCGGCGGCACGTTGATCGTGCAGCTGGATGCGGCCCGGCACGTGCTCGCGGCGCGCGTCAAGCAGGCCCCGACGGCCGGCGTCGGCCTCGAACTCACGATCGACGCGCGGCTGCAGTCCATCGCCGAACGCGAATTGCGCGCGGGCGTCGAGGAACACGGCGCGCTCGGTGGGACCGTGGTGATGATGGACCCGCACACGGGCGAGATCCTCGCCCTTGTGAGCGCGCCCGACTTCAACCCGAACGACTCGAGCAAGGTCGAACAGATCTCGCGCATCAACCGCGCCGTCGAGACGATCTACGAGCCGGGCTCGACCTTCAAGACGATCACCGCCGCGGCCGCGCTCGAGGAGAACGTGATCAAGCCGACCGACATCGTCGATGCGACGATGCCGTGCCGGTTCGGCAGTGCCAAGGCGATCACCGACGTTCACCAGGTCGGTGTGGTGCCGTTCGAGAAGGTCTTCGCCAAGTCCAGCAACTGCGGCACCGCCCGCGTCGCGGTCAATCGCCTCGGCACCGAGAAGCTGATGCGGTACGTCCGCCGCTTCGGGTTCGGGGTGCGCACCTCGTACGACTTCCCTGCCGAGAGCAGCGGGATCGTGATGAAGCCGGCCGCCATCAAGGAGCACGATCTCGCGCGCATCGCGATCGGCTACACGGTCGCCGTGACGCCGCTGCAGATGGCCGCGGCGATGAGCGCCATCGCCAACGGCGGCGAACTGCTCAAGCCGCGCATCGTCGGCGCGACGATTGCCCGGGGTGTCCGGACGCCGACCAGCCGTGAAGTGATCCGGCGCGCGATCTCGGCCAACACGGCCGCCCGCATGACCACGATGATGGAGGCCGTCGTCGAGGAGGGCACTGCCAAGGCCGCCCGCATCAAGGGCTACACGCTGGCTGCCAAGACCGGCACGGCGCGCAAGCTGAACCCCAACGGTCGCGGTTACCTGATGGAGTACATGGCGTCGACGGCCGGGTTCTTCCCGTCGCGCAACCCCGCCGTGGCGATGATCGTGGTCATCGACGCGCCGAAGCGGAAGGGCTACTTCGGCGGCGCGGTCGCCGCGCCCGTGTTCCAGCGCATTGCCGACGCGACGCTGCGCCACATGGCGATCGCACCGAACGTCGATCGGCAGCCCCCATTCGTGGTCGCGAGCGCGCCGGAGGGGCCGAACATGGAGCCCCTGGGCACGGACCCGAAGGCGACTGCGCACGTGACCGCGGCACGCGCCGACCTGCCCGACCTGTCTGGCCGCAGCGCGCGGGAAGCCGTGCGCACGCTGATCGACCTCGGCTGGGAACCCCGCCTGCGGGGCGAGGGTTCCTTCGTCGCTCGCCAGAGCGTCGCCCCAGGCACGCCGGTCGGCGATGGCGGCGTCTGCCTGTTGCAGTTGACACGCTTCCCGATCGAGCCGGACCCGGTCCAGGGGGACGAGCCCTGA
- a CDS encoding cell division protein FtsL, with amino-acid sequence MDREFVVRKQVQNRTIVREVDHARQRDLVRTVLAGAGVLATVLFAAWQHLDARRLDKVEAGLARQQARLRAVHRHLVLEQEFLVGPARVEAIATRQLGMKSPTHETATVVERVTVTPPPSSAVVARR; translated from the coding sequence GTGGACCGCGAGTTCGTCGTCCGCAAGCAGGTGCAGAACCGCACCATCGTGCGCGAGGTGGATCACGCGCGGCAGCGCGACCTCGTGCGCACGGTGCTCGCTGGGGCGGGGGTGCTGGCGACGGTGTTGTTTGCCGCATGGCAGCACCTGGACGCGCGGCGGCTCGACAAGGTGGAAGCTGGCCTGGCCCGCCAGCAGGCGCGGCTGCGTGCGGTCCATCGCCATCTCGTCCTCGAACAGGAGTTCCTGGTCGGTCCGGCGCGCGTCGAGGCCATCGCCACGCGCCAGCTCGGAATGAAGTCGCCCACGCACGAGACCGCCACGGTCGTCGAGCGGGTCACCGTGACTCCGCCACCGTCCAGCGCAGTGGTGGCGCGGCGGTGA
- a CDS encoding UDP-N-acetylmuramoyl-L-alanyl-D-glutamate--2,6-diaminopimelate ligase: MNPRPLGALLADVTRLTPLQVPELGAAAARDVTGIAYDSRAVTPGAVFVALRGAQREGTTYAAQAIEKGAIAVVADRAAEGDPGVPWIVADRGRVALAACAATFYQHPSERLLLVGVTGTNGKTTSTYLLEGIFNACGWTSGRIGTTGYRVGSRERASARTTPEAPDLQALLREMADAGCHACAMEVSSHALDLERVAFTRFGAAIFTNLTRDHLDYHGDMESYFVAKRRLFEMLPPEAPAAINLDDPRGDRLLEIARRPVTFALTREADVCPTSLSLTLDGIDAQLRTPAGPMRLRMRLPGRPNAYNALGVVAACVGLQVPLASIADGLAGVAAVPGRFELVSRVQDDISVIVDYAHTDDALKNLLETARALAPQRIVTVFGCGGDRDRSKRPLMGAVAARLSDLVILTSDNPRSEDPAAIIEDIKRGLVQPERPTRHAGQTVASVQSTPWLAIVDREEAITRAVVDAMPGDLVLIAGKGHEATQTIGDRVLPFEDVAVARAALRRRQGSAR; this comes from the coding sequence ATGAACCCGCGGCCGCTCGGCGCGCTGCTCGCCGACGTCACCAGACTCACGCCGCTGCAGGTACCCGAGCTCGGGGCCGCAGCTGCGCGCGACGTCACGGGCATCGCCTACGACTCGCGTGCCGTGACCCCCGGCGCGGTGTTCGTGGCGTTGCGCGGTGCGCAGCGCGAGGGGACGACGTACGCGGCGCAGGCGATCGAGAAGGGCGCCATCGCGGTCGTCGCCGATCGTGCCGCCGAGGGCGACCCGGGCGTGCCGTGGATCGTCGCCGACCGGGGTCGCGTCGCGCTCGCGGCCTGTGCCGCGACGTTCTACCAGCACCCCAGCGAGCGCCTGCTGCTTGTCGGCGTCACCGGCACCAACGGCAAGACGACGTCGACCTACCTGCTCGAAGGCATCTTCAACGCCTGCGGCTGGACGAGCGGGCGCATCGGCACGACTGGTTACCGTGTCGGGTCGCGGGAGCGTGCCTCGGCGAGGACCACGCCGGAGGCGCCCGATCTCCAAGCGCTGCTGCGCGAGATGGCCGACGCCGGCTGCCACGCCTGCGCGATGGAAGTCTCGTCGCACGCGCTCGACCTCGAACGGGTGGCGTTCACGCGCTTCGGCGCCGCCATCTTCACCAACCTCACGCGCGACCACCTCGACTACCACGGCGACATGGAGTCGTACTTCGTCGCCAAACGTCGCCTGTTCGAGATGCTCCCGCCCGAGGCCCCGGCGGCCATCAACCTCGACGATCCGCGGGGCGACCGACTGCTCGAGATCGCGCGGCGCCCGGTGACCTTTGCGCTCACGCGTGAGGCCGACGTGTGCCCCACCTCGCTCAGCCTGACCCTCGATGGCATCGACGCCCAACTGCGCACGCCGGCAGGGCCGATGCGCCTGCGGATGCGGCTCCCCGGGCGGCCCAACGCCTACAACGCGCTTGGCGTCGTCGCCGCCTGTGTCGGTCTCCAGGTGCCGCTGGCATCCATTGCCGACGGTCTCGCCGGCGTGGCCGCCGTGCCCGGTCGCTTCGAGCTCGTGTCGCGCGTCCAGGATGACATCAGCGTGATCGTCGACTACGCGCACACCGACGACGCGCTGAAGAACCTGCTGGAGACCGCGCGCGCGCTCGCACCGCAGCGCATCGTGACGGTGTTCGGATGCGGTGGTGACCGCGACCGCAGCAAGCGTCCGCTGATGGGGGCGGTGGCGGCACGCCTCAGTGACCTGGTGATCCTCACCTCCGACAACCCGCGATCGGAAGATCCGGCGGCGATCATCGAGGACATCAAGCGGGGGCTGGTACAGCCGGAGCGTCCGACCCGGCACGCGGGTCAGACGGTGGCGTCAGTGCAGTCGACGCCGTGGCTCGCCATCGTGGATCGCGAAGAGGCGATCACCAGGGCCGTGGTCGACGCGATGCCCGGTGACCTCGTGCTCATCGCGGGCAAGGGCCACGAGGCGACGCAGACCATCGGCGATCGCGTCCTGCCGTTCGAGGACGTTGCCGTGGCGCGTGCGGCACTGCGTCGCCGCCAGGGGAGCGCACGATGA
- a CDS encoding glycosyltransferase family 4 protein codes for MALTVLVCEAQVPFVKGGAEALVRELVRQLEVHGCLVERVSVPFKWYPKQELMAHAAAWRLLDLSESCGRPIDLVIPTKFPTYCVRHPRKVTWLMHQYRAAYDLCGTEYADFDHREEDTAVRERIRDLDREMLGECAGVYTISRTTSDRLTRFNGVPSTPLYHPSPLAPRLRAGEYGEYFLSVGRLETVKRVELAISAMAYVPPPMRLLVAGEGTYRHGLEQRIEALGLGDRVSLLGAVDEATLIDLYAGARGVVFAPFDEDYGYVTLEAFEARKPVVTASDSGGVLEFVQDDVNGLVCPPDAAAIGACLADLAARPERAAALGEAGYDSTRAISWDGVVAALTASSARREESPVA; via the coding sequence TTGGCCCTGACGGTTCTCGTCTGTGAGGCGCAGGTGCCCTTCGTGAAGGGGGGCGCCGAGGCGCTGGTGCGCGAGCTGGTGCGCCAGCTCGAGGTCCACGGCTGTCTCGTCGAACGGGTCAGCGTGCCCTTCAAGTGGTATCCGAAGCAGGAGTTGATGGCCCATGCCGCCGCCTGGCGGCTGCTCGACCTCTCCGAAAGCTGCGGCAGGCCGATCGACCTGGTCATCCCGACCAAGTTCCCCACCTACTGCGTGCGGCACCCCCGGAAGGTCACTTGGCTGATGCACCAGTACCGGGCGGCCTACGACCTCTGCGGGACCGAGTACGCGGATTTCGACCACAGGGAAGAGGACACCGCGGTCCGTGAGCGCATCCGGGACCTCGACCGCGAGATGCTCGGCGAGTGTGCTGGCGTCTACACCATTTCCCGGACCACCTCGGACCGGCTCACTCGCTTCAACGGGGTACCGTCGACACCCCTGTACCACCCCTCACCCCTGGCACCGAGACTGCGCGCCGGCGAGTACGGCGAGTATTTCCTTTCGGTCGGCCGGCTCGAAACCGTGAAACGGGTCGAGCTCGCCATCTCGGCCATGGCGTACGTGCCGCCTCCCATGCGACTTCTGGTCGCCGGTGAGGGCACCTACCGGCACGGGCTGGAGCAGCGAATCGAGGCGCTCGGCCTCGGGGACCGGGTGTCGCTGCTCGGCGCCGTCGACGAAGCGACGCTGATCGATCTCTATGCCGGCGCTCGCGGGGTGGTGTTCGCGCCGTTCGACGAGGACTACGGGTACGTGACACTCGAAGCGTTCGAGGCCCGCAAGCCGGTCGTGACCGCGTCCGACAGCGGCGGGGTGCTCGAGTTCGTCCAGGACGACGTGAACGGGCTCGTGTGCCCTCCCGACGCGGCGGCGATTGGCGCCTGCCTCGCCGATCTTGCCGCCCGACCGGAGCGGGCGGCCGCGCTCGGGGAGGCGGGGTACGATAGCACCCGCGCGATCTCCTGGGACGGAGTCGTCGCCGCGCTCACCGCCAGCTCGGCGCGACGCGAGGAATCGCCCGTCGCCTGA
- the rsmH gene encoding 16S rRNA (cytosine(1402)-N(4))-methyltransferase RsmH has product MHAPVLVAEVISHLSPARGGLFVDCTLGAGGHTLALLEAGATRVLGFDRDRTALAVAAQTLHDQLDRVEMVHADYRSLGAALDARAIASVDGGILADLGVSSMQLDDAERGFSFRADAPLDMRMDRDNSLTAAALLQTVGEAALADVIYEFGEERFSRRIARGIVRAREAGPIETTGQLAAIVRRAVPTRGWQRIDPATRTFQALRIWVNRELEGLDAFIRLAVSRLLAGARLAIIAFHSLEDRIVKHTFRALAQAPDPLVALITRRPIEASEDEIARNPRARSAKLRVAERLA; this is encoded by the coding sequence ATGCACGCACCGGTACTCGTCGCGGAGGTCATCAGCCACCTGTCACCCGCTCGCGGGGGGCTGTTTGTCGACTGCACCCTCGGTGCGGGCGGGCACACCCTCGCATTGCTGGAGGCCGGCGCCACGCGTGTGCTCGGCTTCGACCGCGATCGTACCGCGCTCGCCGTCGCAGCGCAGACCCTCCACGACCAGCTCGACCGCGTCGAGATGGTGCATGCCGACTACCGGTCACTTGGCGCCGCCCTGGATGCCCGCGCCATCGCGTCGGTCGACGGCGGCATCCTCGCGGACCTCGGCGTGTCCTCCATGCAATTGGACGACGCGGAACGCGGGTTCAGCTTTCGCGCCGATGCGCCCCTGGACATGCGCATGGATCGGGACAACAGCCTGACCGCTGCGGCCCTGCTCCAGACGGTGGGCGAGGCGGCGCTGGCCGACGTCATCTACGAGTTCGGCGAAGAGCGGTTCTCGCGTCGCATCGCCCGCGGCATCGTCCGGGCGCGCGAGGCGGGGCCGATCGAGACGACGGGCCAACTGGCCGCGATCGTCCGTCGCGCCGTCCCGACGCGCGGCTGGCAACGCATCGATCCCGCGACCCGGACCTTCCAGGCGCTGCGGATCTGGGTGAACCGCGAACTCGAGGGCCTCGACGCCTTCATCCGGCTGGCCGTCAGCCGGCTGCTGGCGGGCGCGCGGCTCGCGATCATCGCGTTCCACTCGCTCGAGGACCGCATCGTCAAGCACACGTTCAGGGCCCTGGCGCAGGCGCCCGATCCCCTGGTCGCGCTGATCACGCGGCGGCCCATCGAGGCTTCCGAAGACGAGATCGCGCGCAACCCCCGTGCCCGTAGCGCCAAATTGCGCGTCGCCGAAAGGCTGGCCTGA
- a CDS encoding NAD-dependent epimerase/dehydratase family protein, which produces MIDYRAFYAGRPVMITGGLGFIGSNLARLLVDLGADVMLVDSLIPDYGGSLENIRGIEDRVRVNVADIRQQTTMNYLVQGREVIFNLAGQVSHIDSMRDPYTDLEINCRSQMTVLEACRRNNPGVKVVFAGTRQIYGKPDYLPVDENHLVRPTDVNGINKAAGEQYHLVYNNVFGVRGCSLRLTNCYGPRQLVKHNRQGFIGWFIRRIVEDQEIEIFGDGMQMRDFVFVDDACDAFLRAGASDACNGQAVNVGGLEPIKHKDLVELMIEVANTGRRRYVEWPAEKKAIDIGSFYADSTRFRELTGWEPTTTLREGLTRTIAFYREHLQRYL; this is translated from the coding sequence ATGATCGACTATCGCGCGTTCTACGCCGGCCGCCCGGTGATGATCACCGGTGGCCTCGGGTTCATCGGCAGCAACCTGGCGCGGCTATTGGTCGATCTCGGCGCCGACGTGATGCTGGTGGACTCGCTGATCCCCGATTACGGCGGTTCGCTCGAGAACATCCGCGGCATCGAGGATCGCGTCCGGGTCAATGTCGCCGACATCCGCCAACAGACGACGATGAACTACCTCGTGCAGGGACGCGAGGTGATCTTCAACCTGGCCGGGCAGGTCAGTCACATCGACAGCATGCGGGATCCCTATACGGATCTCGAGATCAACTGCCGCAGCCAGATGACGGTGCTGGAGGCCTGCCGCCGCAACAACCCCGGCGTGAAGGTCGTCTTCGCCGGCACGCGCCAGATCTACGGCAAGCCGGACTACCTGCCCGTCGACGAGAACCACCTCGTGCGCCCGACCGACGTCAACGGCATCAACAAGGCCGCCGGCGAGCAGTACCACCTGGTCTACAACAACGTGTTCGGCGTGCGTGGCTGCTCGCTGCGCCTCACCAACTGCTACGGACCGCGGCAGCTCGTGAAGCACAACCGGCAGGGTTTCATCGGCTGGTTCATCCGCCGCATCGTCGAGGACCAGGAGATCGAGATCTTCGGCGACGGCATGCAGATGCGCGACTTCGTCTTCGTCGACGATGCGTGCGATGCGTTCCTGCGCGCAGGCGCATCCGATGCGTGCAACGGCCAGGCGGTCAACGTCGGCGGCCTCGAGCCGATCAAGCACAAGGACCTCGTCGAACTGATGATTGAGGTGGCCAACACCGGCAGGCGGCGTTACGTGGAGTGGCCGGCCGAGAAGAAGGCGATCGACATCGGCAGCTTCTACGCCGACTCCACCCGCTTCCGGGAACTCACGGGGTGGGAGCCGACCACCACGCTTCGCGAGGGACTCACCCGGACCATCGCGTTCTACCGCGAGCACCTGCAGCGCTACCTGTGA
- a CDS encoding glycosyltransferase family 2 protein: protein MAAPETVSILIPAFNEGPVVADVIGALRATANWHEIILVDDGSSDETAAAAEAAGARVLRHPYNKGNGAAVKTGIRAASGEYVLVIDGDGQHKPEDACRIVDGLGDYDLIVGAREGHTQATGVRRAGNGLLNAFATYMTGRQIPDLTSGFRGARLSILREFLHLIPNGFSTPTTTTLAFIKAGYSVRFLPIEARQRTGVSKIRLARDGTKFLLIILKIVTIFSPMKIFLPVSVSAFLLGVAYGAWTVVISGRIANGSVLLLMFSVIVFLVGLVSEQISALRFEGRT, encoded by the coding sequence GTGGCTGCCCCCGAAACCGTCTCCATCCTGATCCCGGCCTTCAACGAGGGACCTGTCGTCGCTGACGTGATCGGCGCGCTGCGCGCCACCGCGAACTGGCACGAGATCATCCTCGTGGACGATGGCTCATCGGATGAGACAGCCGCCGCAGCCGAGGCTGCTGGAGCGCGCGTGCTGCGTCACCCGTACAACAAGGGAAACGGCGCCGCCGTGAAGACGGGCATTCGTGCGGCATCGGGAGAGTACGTCCTCGTAATCGACGGCGACGGCCAACACAAGCCCGAGGACGCATGCCGCATCGTCGACGGGCTCGGCGACTACGACCTCATCGTTGGCGCGAGGGAAGGGCACACGCAGGCCACCGGCGTGCGCCGTGCCGGCAACGGCCTGCTGAACGCCTTTGCCACCTACATGACGGGCCGCCAGATCCCTGACCTGACGTCGGGCTTCCGCGGGGCACGCCTCTCGATCCTGCGCGAGTTCCTGCACCTGATTCCGAACGGGTTCTCGACGCCGACCACCACGACGCTGGCCTTCATCAAGGCCGGCTACAGCGTCAGGTTCCTGCCGATCGAGGCCCGGCAGCGGACCGGTGTGTCCAAGATCCGGCTGGCCCGCGACGGCACCAAGTTCCTGCTGATCATCCTGAAGATCGTCACGATCTTCAGCCCGATGAAGATCTTCCTGCCGGTGAGCGTCAGCGCCTTCCTGCTCGGCGTCGCCTATGGCGCATGGACGGTCGTCATCTCGGGCCGCATCGCCAACGGTTCGGTGCTGCTGCTGATGTTTTCCGTCATCGTCTTCCTCGTGGGTCTGGTGTCCGAACAGATCTCCGCGCTGCGATTCGAGGGCCGCACGTGA